The Carassius auratus strain Wakin chromosome 27, ASM336829v1, whole genome shotgun sequence genome includes a region encoding these proteins:
- the nrn1b gene encoding neuritin 1b — MGLTLTDKYNSILLTLELVWLLQAACAGGTCENVFKGFSDCLLSLGENMVNYPQELDDSKNLQTICSYWDDFHLCASTAIADCQEGATDLWEKLKLQSQSLNYQGSLFELCSGDNGVSTLLLPMELKILLMCFTTLVAWLALE, encoded by the exons ATGGGACTGACTTTGACCGACAAATACAACTCGATACTTCTCACACTGGAATTGG TTTGGTTGTTACAGGCAGCGTGTGCTGGAGGAACATGTGAAAACGTATTTAAAGGTTTCTCAGACTGCCTGCTCAGTCTTGGAGAAAACATGGTGAACTATCCCCAAGAGCTGGATGACAGCAAAAACCTACAGACCATCTGCTC ATATTGGGATGACTTCCACTTGTGTGCCTCCACCGCTATCGCAGATTGTCAAGAAGGAGCTACAGACCTCTGGGAAAAACTGAAACTGCAGTCCCAGAGCTTGAACTATCAGGGAAGTTTGTTTGAATTATGCTCCGGGGATAATGGAGTATCCACACTTTTATTACCTATGGAACTGAAGATACTGCTGATGTGTTTTACCACACTGGTGGCTTGGCTTGCTTTAGAGTAA
- the lyrm4a gene encoding LYR motif-containing protein 4, with protein MASCSRAQVISLYRMLMKESKQFPSYNYRTYALRRVKDGFRENLHVDNPKTLDVLLNQARENLALIKRQVSIGHLYSAQKTIVEKEPHL; from the exons ATGGCCTCGTGCAGCAGAGCTCAAGTGATCTCTCTCTACAGGATGCTTATGAAAGAGAGTAAACAATTCCCCTCATATAACTACAG AACATACGCACTTCGCAGAGTGAAAGATGGCTTCAGGGAGAACCTTCACGTTGACAACCCCAAAACCCTGGATGTGCTCCTAAATCAAGCTCGAGAGAATCTGGCGCTCATCAAGAGACAG GTTTCCATTGGCCATCTGTATTCTGCCCAGAAGACCATTGTTGAAAAAGAGCCTCATTTATAA
- the LOC113045867 gene encoding protein phosphatase 1 regulatory subunit 3D-like codes for MDQEQSEETSDKTECPSEPESSSYSPKTDRQRAKSLPVDLYQHQSSSHTEHPVRGKRVQFADMMGLNLANVRHFDVSDDANETPGLQNHPPNQPLQHLSLVPAFEMPVSSLEFDMKSRRLGVALESVTITASEVKGVIRVMQSNAREVGVRYTSNNWLTFSDIHASLRLNEERGLEWEKFDFVLHTPFYFDKDSSVHFAVYCQTDHGKYWDNNDGRNYTLRIQTMDQGSN; via the coding sequence ATGGACCAGGAGCAGTCAGAGGAAACTTCAGACAAGACCGAGTGTCCGTCTGAACCAGAATCATCATCTTATTCACCAAAAACTGACAGGCAAAGAGCCAAATCTCTGCCTGTAGATCTATACCAGCATCAATCTTCCTCACACACGGAACATCCAGTCCGTGGAAAGAGAGTCCAGTTTGCAGACATGATGGGGTTGAACCTGGCAAACGTCAGACACTTTGACGTCTCAGATGATGCAAATGAAACACCTGGACTCCAGAATCATCCTCCAAACCAGCCGCTTCAGCATCTGAGTTTAGTACCAGCCTTTGAAATGCCTGTTAGCTCGCTGGAGTTTGATATGAAGTCACGGCGTCTGGGAGTCGCATTGGAGAGTGTCACAATAACTGCTTCAGAAGTGAAGGGTGTGATAAGAGTGATGCAGAGCAACGCAAGAGAAGTTGGGGTCAGGTACACTTCAAATAACTGGCTGACATTTTCGGATATACATGCTTCATTAAGATTGAATGAAGAAAGGGGGCTAGAGTGGGAGAAGTTCGACTTCGTTTTGCACACGCCATTCTATTTTGACAAAGATTCATCAGTGCATTTCGCAGTGTATTGTCAAACTGATCACGGAAAATACTGGGACAATAATGACGGACGGAACTACACTTTGAGGATTCAGACTATGGATCAAGGATCTAACTGA